A window from Salarias fasciatus chromosome 11, fSalaFa1.1, whole genome shotgun sequence encodes these proteins:
- the irx2a gene encoding iroquois-class homeodomain protein IRX-2a, translating into MSYPQGYLYQPPGSLALYSCPAYGASALAAPRNEDLARSSSGSAFSPYPGSAAFSASAGAGFSSPLSYSTDPATGFPSYMSSPYDAHTTGMAGALSYHPYGSPGYPYQLNDPAYRKNATRDATATLKAWLQEHRKNPYPTKGEKIMLAIITKMTLTQVSTWFANARRRLKKENKMTWAPRNKSEDEDEDDGDGERKEVERSEKTLDNSEASAEDEGISLHVDTLTDHSCSAESDGEKVSCAGELGSEQPGDKCDEDGEDHSRDARAQLSPKPVTSSPLTGVEAPVLSHHHHHHLHHHHLHHLHHLHSQREDLARGLVNTSKSSSSCLDSRPAPGAPQNPAVKPKLWSLAEIATSDQKQQHQQAGQSGQPGCPSSSSGLLTPPTPSTASPTATSPSLYPAPSILGRPIYYTSPFYSNYTNYGNFSPLQGQGILRYTNSSGVSLAAAAAAAAAAAAANEGLSASHQALEASTNPKHRPDSPLVKNNPNQIVVVEQQQFRPANLEAKKGT; encoded by the exons ATGTCCTATCCTCAGGGTTACCTCTACCAGCCCCCGGGCTCTCTGGCTCTGTATTCGTGTCCGGCTTACGGGGCCTCGGCTCTCGCTGCCCCGCGGAATGAGGACTTGGCGAGGTCCTCCTCTGGCTCAGCCTTCAGCCCTTATCCCGGGTCGGCGGCTTTCTCCGCCTCGGCCGGTGCGGGCTTCTCCAGCCCGCTGTCATACTCCACGGATCCAGCGACGGGATTCCCATCTTACATG TCCTCTCCATACGACGCGCACACGACGGGCATGGCCGGGGCGTTAAGCTACCACCCGTACGGCAGTCCGGGGTACCCGTACCAGCTCAACGACCCGGCTTACCGCAAGAATGCCACCAGGGACGCCACGGCCACCTTGAAGGCCTGGCTGCAGGAGCACAGGAAGAACCCGTACCCGACCAAGGGGGAGAAGATCATGCTGGCCATCATCACCAAGATGACCCTGACGCAGGTCTCCACGTGGTTCGCCAACGCCAGGAGGAGGCTCAAGAAGGAGAACAAGATGACCTGGGCTCCGAGGAATAAAAGcgaagacgaggacgaggacgacggGGACGGGGAGAGGAAAGAGGTGGAGCGCTCCGAAAAGACGCTGGACAACAGCGAGGCTTCAGCGGAGGATGAAG GGATCAGCCTGCACGTGGACACCCTGACGGATCACTCCTGCTCGGCGGAGTCTGACGGGGAGAAGGTCAGCTGTGCGGGCGAGCTGGGCTCCGAGCAGCCCGGCGACAAGTGCGACGAGGACGGCGAGGACCACAGCCGCGACGCGCGGGCCCAGCTCTCCCCCAAACCGGTCACGTCGTCGCCCCTGACGGGAGTGGAAGCCCCGGTTCtcagccaccaccaccaccaccacctgcaccaccatcacctgcaccacctgcaccacctgcacAGCCAGAGAGAGGACCTGGCGCGCGGCCTCGTCAACACCAGTAAATCCTCATCCTCATGCCTTGACAGCAGACCCGCGCCGGGGGCCCCCCAGAACCCCGCGGTTAAGCCCAAATTGTGGTCTCTGGCGGAGATTGCTACCTCGGACCAAAAGCAACAGCATCAGCAGGCGGGGCAGTCCGGGCAGCCGGGCTgcccctcctccagcagcggaCTGCTCACCCCCCCGACGCCCTCCACcgcgtccccgacagccacgtcCCCCTCCCTCTACCCGGCCCCCTCCATCCTCGGAAGACCTATTTATTACACTTCTCCCTTTTATAGCAATTACACAAACTACGGCAACTTCAGCCCCCTGCAGGGCCAGGGCATCCTGCGCTACACCAACTCCTCCGGAGTGAGTCTGgctgcggccgccgccgccgctgccgccgccgctgctgcgaACGAGGGTCTGAGCGCCTCTCACCAGGCTCTGGAGGCCAGCACAAACCCCAAACACAGGCCAGACTCGCCCCTCGTTAAAAATAACCCCAACCAGATTGTTgttgtggagcagcagcagttcagacCCGCAAATTTAGAAGCGAAGAAAGGTACGTAA